From a region of the Chondrinema litorale genome:
- a CDS encoding gliding motility-associated C-terminal domain-containing protein: MKHILTNQFTSQNKWAIKVLIIILGIILANIPSLVHATHIRAGDLTAERISSTSLTYRFTVFLYRDNGGVPPQPGTFEFGYSSAEAVMVEPISLGFIDGVVDNQGDATEILMYQVEHTFPSPGGYKVSYYEQNRNPSVSNMFNSGNTAFYIESVFSINPAYGLNSSPVLLIAPVDLAAVGQKFIHNPGAYDADGDSLSYRLTVCKQGKDEDGNPIEVVQYSYPDEYSYETEDGQTPPTFSINPINGDLIWDAPGEVGEYNVAFYVDEWRNGQQIGAVNRDMQIIVVDNPNDRPELEIPNDTCIVAGTTLEAIIKGYDLDPDHITLTAEGGLFSDPDSGGHTNQATFEVTGLQPPNGEEEGVFSWETTCDDIRTEPYQATFKVRDEPEDGYSLVDIQTWRITVVGPAPENLVADVDLISNSVELNWDDYICNIPGAAMTIWRRRGAFDFEPDNCETGLPAYTGYEKIAEVDVDQTTYFDDNEGLGLERGVTYCYRIYVSFPSPKGGESYASIEACVFIPQLAPYIIETSVTETSRTDGKVNVTWTKPIGIDVDQYPKPWTYSLLRNNGLEGDENTVELGTFSENDTTFLDETGLDTERLPYNYKIEFYSDGALTDTSSSASTVFLEANSALESVVLTWDADVPWSNASSKFPKHYIYREEPLNSGEYILFDSVNISNNGFTYVDDGNKDGFTLVEKTEYCYKVLTVGTYDNPDIRDSLLNMSQEACAVILDTTAPCPPILSVTAPNCDDFEIILDDQTVDCSPTDTLFSNTLEWENDSNTACDQEIESYNVYYSAREDGEFELIAENVLNLTYLHDDISSLAGCYAVTALDGTGNESAFSNIVCVDNCPFYQLPNAFTPNDDGVNDVFRPYKCIKFIKSVEFTVFNRWGEKMYESNDDIYINWEGIDNDGDQLSSGIYYYHVKLQTIRLNEDDEEVNLKGWVKIIDGQGQK; encoded by the coding sequence TTGAAACATATTCTTACCAACCAGTTTACTTCGCAAAATAAATGGGCAATAAAGGTCTTAATTATCATACTAGGAATTATTTTAGCTAATATTCCAAGTTTAGTCCATGCTACACATATTCGTGCAGGAGATTTAACAGCAGAGAGAATTTCTAGTACAAGTCTTACTTATCGCTTTACTGTATTTTTGTATAGAGATAATGGTGGTGTTCCTCCACAACCTGGTACATTCGAGTTCGGATATTCTTCTGCAGAAGCCGTAATGGTTGAGCCAATCTCTTTAGGATTTATTGATGGCGTGGTGGATAATCAAGGAGATGCTACAGAAATCTTGATGTATCAGGTAGAGCATACCTTCCCTAGCCCCGGTGGTTACAAAGTAAGCTACTACGAGCAGAACAGAAACCCGAGTGTATCTAACATGTTTAACTCTGGTAATACTGCTTTTTATATCGAATCTGTTTTCAGCATTAACCCTGCTTATGGTTTAAACTCTTCACCAGTTCTTTTAATCGCTCCGGTAGATTTAGCAGCAGTTGGTCAGAAATTTATCCATAACCCAGGTGCTTACGATGCTGATGGTGATAGCCTTTCTTACCGTCTTACTGTTTGTAAGCAAGGTAAAGACGAAGACGGCAACCCAATAGAAGTTGTACAATACAGCTATCCAGATGAGTACAGTTACGAAACAGAAGATGGGCAAACGCCTCCAACATTCTCCATAAACCCGATTAATGGTGACCTCATTTGGGATGCACCGGGTGAAGTAGGGGAATATAATGTGGCCTTTTATGTAGATGAGTGGCGAAATGGCCAACAGATCGGTGCTGTAAACCGAGATATGCAGATTATTGTAGTGGATAACCCGAATGATAGGCCAGAGCTAGAAATTCCTAACGATACCTGTATCGTAGCTGGGACTACTTTAGAAGCTATTATTAAAGGTTATGATCTTGATCCAGACCATATAACACTCACTGCAGAAGGTGGTTTATTCTCTGATCCTGATAGTGGAGGCCATACCAATCAGGCTACTTTTGAGGTAACTGGCTTGCAACCACCTAATGGTGAAGAAGAAGGTGTATTCTCTTGGGAAACAACTTGTGATGATATTAGAACTGAACCTTATCAAGCTACTTTTAAAGTAAGGGATGAGCCAGAAGATGGCTATAGCTTGGTGGATATTCAGACTTGGCGAATTACTGTTGTTGGCCCTGCTCCTGAAAATCTTGTGGCAGATGTAGATTTAATTTCTAACTCTGTAGAGCTTAACTGGGATGATTATATCTGTAACATTCCTGGTGCAGCTATGACTATCTGGAGAAGAAGAGGTGCTTTTGATTTTGAACCCGACAATTGTGAAACTGGTCTACCTGCTTACACTGGTTATGAGAAAATTGCTGAGGTAGATGTAGACCAAACTACTTATTTTGACGATAACGAAGGACTCGGACTCGAAAGAGGTGTTACCTACTGCTATAGAATTTATGTCAGCTTCCCATCTCCTAAAGGTGGTGAGAGTTATGCATCTATTGAAGCTTGTGTGTTTATTCCGCAATTGGCTCCATACATTATTGAAACTAGTGTTACTGAAACGTCTAGAACCGATGGGAAAGTAAATGTTACTTGGACAAAACCAATTGGCATTGATGTAGACCAATATCCAAAACCTTGGACTTACAGTCTACTTAGAAATAATGGATTAGAAGGAGATGAAAACACAGTAGAATTAGGAACATTTAGTGAAAATGATACTACATTCCTCGACGAAACAGGTTTAGATACAGAAAGGCTTCCTTACAATTATAAAATTGAGTTCTATTCAGATGGAGCATTAACCGATACTTCTAGCTCTGCATCTACAGTCTTTTTAGAAGCAAACTCAGCACTAGAATCGGTAGTCTTAACTTGGGATGCAGATGTACCTTGGAGCAATGCATCCAGTAAATTCCCTAAACATTATATCTACCGAGAAGAGCCACTAAATTCAGGAGAATATATCTTGTTTGACAGTGTAAACATCTCTAACAATGGATTTACTTATGTAGATGATGGTAATAAGGACGGATTTACGCTAGTAGAAAAAACGGAGTATTGCTATAAAGTCTTAACAGTGGGTACTTATGATAATCCGGACATTAGAGATTCACTCTTGAATATGTCTCAAGAAGCCTGTGCGGTAATCTTGGATACAACAGCTCCTTGCCCACCAATATTAAGTGTTACTGCACCTAACTGCGACGATTTCGAAATTATTCTGGATGACCAAACAGTAGATTGTTCTCCAACAGATACACTCTTCTCCAATACCCTCGAGTGGGAAAATGACTCCAATACTGCTTGCGATCAAGAGATTGAGTCTTACAATGTTTATTATTCTGCTAGAGAAGATGGAGAGTTTGAGTTAATTGCAGAAAATGTATTAAACTTAACCTATTTGCACGATGATATTTCTTCATTAGCAGGCTGCTATGCAGTAACTGCATTAGATGGTACAGGCAACGAAAGTGCATTTAGTAATATAGTTTGTGTAGATAACTGCCCATTCTATCAGCTACCAAATGCTTTTACACCAAATGATGATGGCGTAAATGATGTCTTCAGACCATATAAATGTATCAAGTTTATTAAGTCTGTAGAATTTACAGTTTTTAATAGATGGGGAGAGAAAATGTATGAAAGTAATGATGATATCTATATCAATTGGGAAGGTATAGATAACGATGGTGACCAATTATCATCTGGTATTTACTACTACCATGTAAAACTCCAAACCATCAGACTAAATGAAGACGATGAAGAAGTCAACCTGAAAGGTTGGGTGAAAATAATTGATGGACAAGGACAGAAATAG
- a CDS encoding BCCT family transporter: MEKKKNKYFDINPPVFFTSAGLIIFFISITLIVGKPMEKIFSNIQGHITTNAGWFFILTINILLAVVLYFAFSKFGKLKLGGKDTETEFSFFAWFAMLFSAGMGIGLLFFSVAEPISNYIEPPVPVDTEAARAHNALVYTYLHWGLHAWAIYALIGLALAFFTFSKKLPLSIRSVFYPILGDKIHGPLGDIIDILSVVPTLFGLATSLGFGVQQIASGLSFLFDIPNTTNTQVILIGIITLAATASVVLGLDKGVRVLSELNIRLGLIFLVLMIILGPTIFIFNGFIQTTGGYFQKIVQIGTWAGTYTDGEWQRNWTLVYWAWWISWSPFVGMFIARVSKGRTIREFVLGVLLVPSILTLLWMSVFGGSALYLETHNIGNVADAVSDDISTALFVMLKEYPLSFITNILGILLVTSFFVTSSDSGSLVIDSITSGGKLDAPVGQRIFWALSEGGVAATLLVGGGLAALQTAALTTGLPFAVILLIMCYSLYKGLKEEYERLQREEKRKDKASYEEIIRKIIEK, from the coding sequence TTGGAAAAAAAGAAGAATAAGTACTTTGATATTAATCCTCCAGTATTCTTTACATCTGCAGGACTAATAATATTTTTTATCAGTATTACACTGATAGTAGGAAAACCAATGGAAAAGATCTTTAGCAATATTCAAGGTCATATAACTACAAATGCAGGTTGGTTTTTTATTCTTACAATTAACATACTATTAGCAGTTGTGCTCTATTTTGCTTTTAGCAAGTTTGGTAAATTAAAACTTGGAGGTAAAGATACCGAAACTGAGTTTAGCTTTTTTGCATGGTTTGCTATGTTATTTTCCGCTGGAATGGGTATAGGTTTATTATTTTTCAGTGTAGCTGAACCTATTTCAAATTATATAGAGCCACCAGTACCAGTAGATACTGAAGCTGCTAGAGCACACAATGCTTTAGTTTACACCTATTTACATTGGGGCTTGCATGCTTGGGCAATTTATGCCTTAATAGGTTTAGCATTGGCATTTTTCACTTTTAGTAAAAAACTACCACTTTCAATTAGGTCTGTATTTTATCCAATTTTAGGAGATAAAATTCATGGTCCTCTTGGAGATATTATCGATATTTTAAGTGTAGTACCTACGTTATTTGGATTAGCTACTTCTTTGGGCTTTGGTGTACAACAAATTGCATCAGGTTTATCATTTCTATTTGACATACCAAACACAACCAATACGCAGGTTATTTTGATAGGGATTATCACTTTAGCTGCAACAGCTTCGGTTGTACTTGGTCTAGATAAAGGAGTTAGAGTTTTAAGTGAGCTAAATATCAGATTAGGCTTAATATTTTTAGTATTAATGATAATTTTGGGGCCTACTATATTTATTTTCAACGGTTTTATACAAACAACAGGAGGTTATTTCCAAAAAATAGTTCAGATTGGAACATGGGCTGGAACTTATACAGATGGCGAATGGCAACGCAATTGGACTTTGGTATACTGGGCGTGGTGGATTTCTTGGTCTCCATTTGTAGGAATGTTTATAGCCAGAGTCTCAAAAGGAAGAACAATAAGAGAATTTGTACTTGGAGTACTTTTGGTACCATCAATACTTACCCTTTTATGGATGTCTGTTTTTGGAGGTTCTGCACTTTATTTAGAAACCCATAACATAGGTAATGTAGCTGATGCAGTTTCAGATGATATTTCTACTGCATTATTTGTAATGCTTAAAGAATACCCATTATCATTTATAACTAACATTCTGGGGATTTTACTTGTAACTAGCTTCTTTGTTACGTCTTCAGATTCAGGCTCTTTAGTAATAGATAGTATTACTAGTGGAGGCAAATTGGATGCACCAGTTGGACAAAGAATTTTCTGGGCTTTATCAGAAGGAGGAGTTGCTGCAACCTTACTTGTTGGAGGAGGATTGGCAGCATTACAAACTGCTGCTCTAACAACAGGGCTTCCTTTTGCAGTTATCTTGTTAATTATGTGCTATAGCCTCTATAAAGGATTAAAAGAGGAATATGAACGACTACAACGAGAAGAAAAAAGAAAAGATAAAGCATCATATGAAGAAATAATTAGAAAAATTATTGAAAAATGA